The following coding sequences are from one Sphingomonadaceae bacterium OTU29LAMAA1 window:
- a CDS encoding TonB-dependent receptor, with product MRSHRVSKRLAFGTSVIVLGTVLALPAAAQTDPQTYPQTDPRSATPPVATQGPPASQGAPVVNTPGLDPAVTSDAQADSGDSQTPVNPNVETERQGDIVVTGFRKSYADEIRTKQSAIEITDGISSDDLGRIPDLNIGEALQRVPGVQLNREAEGREATINLRGLPGEYARTTLNGVAFAEPILQSSTPLGAFASDIFSAVRVQKSPMADAQSGGLSGNVDLQIAPALSRKDGGRIKIAADYNELGKLWEPNVTLGYNKHITEDFAVFAVGAYKREKFRRDSILFNSYGVLSATTTPNFITRYADYYAPAGTCATTYATVVGCVAAAGGTGAKGQTGVQYVSQGRQYVRRNEGNQLSLASGAEWQATEALKVGVTGLYTNRKQSETVQNLQVLNFTGTGVVVNPTSEVREGANGAHFVENFDFSNIGVINDSRLFPQTQKAWGLNGTVNWKADDWRLTTIGTLSKATNSAVELFAEFITGQQAGRTNGTSGSFVSGGGNYDDYALTVAPNPLSTGMPRTAWTWAGPTDQQSWYDSPAGTPGRNRFNLAGTQSYATSKVIAAQQEVERTLEGFLTSVQAGYRFERNEFRSQGYRTNAAGIQGQNISSDFLMANPDNGDFFQGSLPGFNQNWQVLDMGKVVSALTPVTPYNGAALAPIGFNINYTDNGYALYNFRSRTDVLSGYVEGKYKTSIFSIPVRGIVGVRYENANNVSNALNRIRPSSAGVGSAADYGYQQFKTRYGQWLPSAIAVFDVTDNFLFRLAGYRTYVRPHPRQFTPVTLVGAPSTTNVIPVTLGNPDLKPYTGTSFDATFEWYNRPRGLVALSLFSKRFKGVVQQVRGARALCPLDGGNLGLGPLRIEGDTCFTSAPADINGNLQTVNIAGFVNSTTPYTVNGAELNVQQNLDFLPGALRNLGGGFNYAYTTISGTNSDGTDASLPGISKHNVNLIGYYETKLVGVRLIYNYRSKYDLSSTGTFSGAARQVTARGQFDASASLNVTEGVSLSVNAFNLTNSTRKEYQGVEAQARRIDYDGRTYRIALNAKF from the coding sequence ATGCGCTCACATCGTGTTTCTAAGAGGCTCGCGTTCGGCACGAGCGTGATCGTGTTGGGAACGGTGCTGGCGCTTCCCGCCGCCGCCCAGACCGATCCCCAGACCTATCCCCAGACCGATCCACGATCGGCGACGCCGCCGGTCGCGACGCAGGGGCCGCCTGCGTCGCAAGGTGCGCCGGTGGTCAACACGCCCGGCCTCGATCCGGCGGTGACCTCCGATGCGCAGGCGGACAGCGGCGACAGCCAGACGCCGGTCAATCCCAACGTCGAGACGGAGCGGCAGGGTGACATCGTCGTGACCGGCTTCCGCAAGAGCTATGCCGACGAGATCCGCACCAAACAGTCGGCGATCGAGATCACCGACGGCATCTCGTCCGACGACCTCGGCCGCATCCCCGACCTCAACATCGGCGAAGCGTTGCAGCGCGTACCGGGCGTGCAGCTGAACCGCGAGGCGGAGGGGCGAGAGGCTACGATCAACCTGCGCGGCCTGCCCGGCGAATACGCCCGTACGACGCTGAACGGCGTGGCCTTCGCCGAACCGATCCTGCAATCGTCGACCCCGCTCGGTGCGTTCGCGTCTGACATATTCAGTGCGGTGCGCGTCCAGAAATCGCCGATGGCCGATGCGCAGAGCGGCGGCCTGTCGGGCAACGTCGATCTCCAGATCGCGCCGGCGCTGTCGCGCAAGGACGGCGGCCGGATCAAGATCGCCGCCGACTATAACGAACTCGGCAAGCTGTGGGAGCCGAACGTCACGCTCGGCTATAACAAGCACATTACCGAGGATTTCGCCGTTTTCGCCGTCGGCGCCTACAAACGCGAGAAGTTTCGCCGCGATTCGATCCTGTTCAACAGCTATGGCGTGCTGTCGGCGACGACCACGCCGAACTTCATCACCCGCTACGCCGACTATTATGCACCGGCGGGCACCTGCGCGACGACTTATGCGACGGTCGTCGGTTGCGTTGCCGCGGCGGGCGGCACGGGCGCCAAGGGCCAGACCGGTGTGCAATATGTTTCGCAGGGGCGGCAGTATGTCCGCCGCAACGAGGGCAACCAGCTTTCCCTGGCAAGCGGTGCGGAATGGCAGGCGACCGAAGCGCTGAAGGTCGGCGTCACCGGCCTCTACACGAACCGCAAGCAGAGCGAAACCGTCCAGAATCTGCAGGTGCTGAACTTCACCGGCACCGGCGTCGTCGTCAATCCGACCAGCGAGGTGCGCGAGGGCGCGAACGGGGCGCATTTCGTCGAGAATTTCGATTTCTCCAACATCGGCGTCATCAACGACAGCCGGCTGTTCCCGCAGACGCAGAAGGCGTGGGGTCTGAACGGCACGGTCAACTGGAAGGCGGACGACTGGCGGCTGACGACGATCGGCACATTGTCGAAGGCGACGAACAGCGCGGTCGAACTATTCGCCGAGTTCATCACCGGCCAGCAGGCGGGTCGCACCAACGGCACCAGCGGCTCCTTCGTCAGCGGCGGCGGCAATTACGACGATTACGCGCTGACGGTCGCGCCGAACCCGCTGTCCACGGGTATGCCGCGCACCGCGTGGACGTGGGCCGGACCGACGGATCAGCAAAGCTGGTACGACAGCCCCGCCGGTACGCCGGGCCGCAACCGCTTCAATCTCGCCGGTACGCAGAGCTATGCCACCAGCAAGGTGATCGCGGCGCAGCAGGAGGTGGAGCGCACGCTCGAGGGTTTCCTGACCAGCGTGCAGGCCGGCTATCGCTTCGAGCGTAACGAGTTCCGGTCGCAGGGCTATCGCACCAACGCTGCCGGTATTCAGGGGCAAAACATCAGCAGCGATTTCCTGATGGCGAACCCCGACAACGGCGATTTCTTCCAGGGATCGCTGCCGGGCTTCAACCAGAACTGGCAGGTGCTCGACATGGGCAAGGTGGTGTCGGCACTGACGCCGGTCACGCCCTATAACGGGGCAGCGCTCGCGCCGATCGGCTTCAACATCAACTACACCGACAACGGCTATGCCCTGTACAACTTTCGTAGCCGGACCGACGTCCTGTCGGGCTATGTCGAGGGCAAGTACAAGACGTCGATCTTCTCGATACCCGTCCGCGGCATCGTCGGTGTGCGCTACGAGAATGCCAACAACGTCTCGAACGCGCTCAACCGGATCAGGCCATCGTCTGCCGGGGTCGGGTCCGCCGCGGACTACGGCTATCAGCAGTTCAAGACACGTTACGGCCAATGGCTGCCGTCGGCGATCGCGGTGTTCGACGTCACCGACAACTTCCTGTTCCGCCTCGCGGGATATCGCACCTACGTCCGCCCGCATCCACGCCAGTTCACGCCCGTGACGCTGGTCGGTGCGCCGAGCACGACCAACGTCATCCCGGTGACGCTCGGCAATCCGGACCTGAAGCCTTATACCGGCACCTCGTTCGACGCGACGTTCGAATGGTACAACCGGCCGCGCGGACTGGTGGCACTCAGCCTGTTCTCCAAACGCTTCAAGGGCGTGGTGCAGCAGGTGCGCGGTGCGCGGGCGCTGTGTCCGCTCGATGGCGGCAACCTCGGGCTGGGGCCGTTGCGTATCGAGGGCGATACCTGCTTCACCAGCGCGCCCGCGGACATCAACGGCAATCTGCAGACGGTGAACATCGCCGGCTTCGTCAACAGCACGACGCCCTATACGGTCAACGGTGCCGAGCTGAACGTGCAGCAGAACCTCGACTTCCTGCCCGGTGCGCTGCGCAACCTGGGTGGCGGCTTCAACTACGCCTATACGACGATCAGCGGGACCAATTCGGACGGCACCGACGCGAGCCTGCCGGGCATCTCGAAGCACAACGTCAACCTGATCGGCTATTACGAGACGAAGCTGGTCGGCGTCCGCCTGATCTACAATTACCGCTCGAAATACGATTTGTCCTCGACCGGCACCTTCTCCGGTGCGGCGCGGCAGGTGACGGCGCGCGGCCAGTTCGACGCATCGGCGTCGCTCAACGTCACGGAGGGGGTGAGCCTGTCGGTCAACGCGTTCAACCTCACCAACTCGACGCGCAAGGAATATCAGGGGGTCGAGGCGCAGGCGCGTCGGATCGACTATGACGGGCGGACTTATCGCATCGCCCTGAACGCGAAGTTCTGA
- a CDS encoding alginate lyase family protein, translating into MIKLGKVSFLPIGLAATAAALSGAAAAFSELEPKSTTVASCRAAEGYSASFDGRRTFLLHPDQLRIIKARRPDDPAIDAAYRQMIARADAARVREPGSVMDKRTIPPSGDRHDYLSIAPYWWPDPANPKGPYVRRDGEVNPARDGNGYDRTAIGRMSGDVQALGLAYYYTDDERYAAAAARAIRAWFLDPATAMNPNANFAQAVRGREDGRAEGVLDTNAFQPVIETIGLIAPAKALTPSEIHALEAWFGRYVDWMQSSQNGRDEQAAKNNHGIWYDDQITHYALFARRLDVARKTVEAFPKRRIVAQFTPDGRLPAELARTRSFHYSIYALSPAYDVADLAACVGKDLWNWRDDKGRGLRAATDFLARYRGQMAAWPYKEIKPEPGELDRLLARAAWAWPGSYGTTPKGYPIALTVRSRAAVTP; encoded by the coding sequence GTGATCAAGCTTGGCAAGGTATCATTTCTCCCCATCGGCCTTGCCGCCACTGCCGCTGCGCTTTCGGGCGCAGCGGCGGCTTTTTCCGAGCTTGAGCCCAAATCCACGACCGTAGCGTCCTGTCGCGCAGCGGAAGGGTATTCCGCATCGTTCGACGGTCGACGGACCTTTCTCCTTCATCCCGACCAGCTTCGGATCATCAAGGCGCGGCGTCCCGACGATCCGGCGATCGACGCGGCGTATCGGCAGATGATCGCGCGTGCCGATGCCGCACGTGTTCGCGAGCCGGGATCGGTGATGGACAAAAGGACGATCCCGCCGTCCGGTGATCGCCACGACTATCTCAGCATCGCTCCGTACTGGTGGCCCGATCCCGCCAATCCGAAAGGGCCCTATGTCCGCCGCGATGGAGAGGTGAATCCTGCTCGCGACGGTAACGGTTACGACAGGACCGCAATCGGTCGTATGAGCGGCGATGTTCAGGCACTCGGCCTGGCCTATTATTATACCGACGACGAGCGCTATGCCGCCGCAGCGGCACGGGCGATCCGTGCGTGGTTCCTCGATCCGGCGACGGCGATGAACCCCAACGCCAATTTCGCACAGGCCGTGCGCGGACGGGAGGATGGCCGCGCCGAAGGTGTGCTCGACACCAACGCCTTCCAGCCGGTGATCGAGACGATCGGGTTGATCGCGCCGGCGAAGGCGCTCACCCCATCGGAAATCCACGCGCTTGAGGCCTGGTTCGGCCGCTACGTCGACTGGATGCAGTCGAGCCAGAACGGCCGTGACGAACAGGCTGCAAAGAACAACCACGGCATCTGGTACGACGATCAGATCACGCACTATGCGCTGTTCGCCCGCCGGTTGGATGTCGCGCGCAAGACCGTCGAGGCGTTCCCGAAGCGCCGGATCGTGGCGCAGTTCACGCCGGACGGCCGGCTGCCGGCCGAGCTCGCACGTACGCGCAGTTTCCACTATTCGATCTATGCGCTGTCGCCAGCCTATGACGTTGCCGATCTTGCTGCGTGCGTCGGCAAGGATCTGTGGAACTGGCGCGACGACAAGGGGCGGGGCTTGCGCGCCGCGACCGATTTCCTTGCGCGCTATCGCGGGCAGATGGCGGCGTGGCCGTATAAGGAGATCAAGCCGGAACCGGGCGAGCTGGACCGGTTGCTCGCCCGTGCGGCCTGGGCATGGCCGGGGAGCTACGGGACCACGCCGAAGGGATATCCGATTGCGTTGACCGTTCGATCGCGGGCTGCCGTCACGCCTTAA
- a CDS encoding TonB-dependent receptor, translating into MLVRTSAKAKGRSVLLGSAAILAMVPVAVAAQQAPVQGSANSGSVASPSVQPNPVQPEGAPQDPTQARTDEVAGPVDPIAQAARDAGEQAGADIVVTGARATQRTSIELKRNATVVVDGLVSDEIGATPDNSVGDTLERIAGVSADRFKGNANELSVRGLGPTLSFATFNGREVSTAGGDRSVAFQQFPSELVNGVLVYKTQQADFLEGGVGGVIELRSIKPLDYGKRRLQFEIRGDFQPKADDVYQEDGLGYRANLSYTDVFKTGIGDIGLSIGFQRQDTTAPEDYYNANATFQPCNTSALNPSLLTGTAAQLTAAGASANCALANAPRAVTGTTVGETRGDVYYANSSRSFRTQQTAEVRNALIGALQWRPAPDFDITFDGQYSTRDSLEKRNVLGITEGLRGVQPLVIGTGDNGYSKGALISYRGNSFVEDQLERRNRDEDYIGGGVTLSYTPGPWQFTADGSYSKSHRTETQKQTRMRSTNRVGYTLSYLDDDVVPNVVFDNFDVTNPANFLNTAANAVYARNRFATDRKDAIWAGRFDVNRELEGFFNAFKFGARYSNHHRTNDNARNADLNTLVALNGQTPAQLITTANQNCRAPFTTQSYMAGQGTNVRQWATFDNDCLFRTFTGSDDALPYPADGRDPSDIDVRESIYAAYAMASFRGDAGTIPFSGNIGGRFVDTKITSKGFRQAYLITIDPGADTYTVAVDPTGQLTQNTAKGHYRYFLPSSNLAFELSDQLKLRLAAYRAIARSGIESFGAGVNLNPSTGTGTNNIIFNATTGNPNLKPLRAWNADVSVEFYASKDTLFAVAGYHKWITGAVIGRSEPIPTDITVTTTTTVPGAPRQTQNFTISPVAPANDLETRHLYGFEASLSHAFTWLPSPLDGFGVSGSVGRAWADFEFPETSPIQSTTPILNEVEPANLIGLSNWTGNGSVYFEKWGLSLRANGRYRSSYYKPNGGTNRSVRAGTYLNLSAQYNITKNVQLKAQALNVTGTKDIFYKGGYDSIAEVSNSGAQYFFGFRVRL; encoded by the coding sequence GTGCTGGTACGGACATCTGCGAAGGCCAAGGGTCGCTCGGTGTTGCTGGGGTCGGCGGCAATCCTGGCCATGGTGCCAGTTGCTGTCGCGGCGCAGCAGGCGCCAGTTCAAGGGTCGGCGAACAGCGGCAGCGTGGCTTCGCCAAGCGTTCAGCCCAACCCCGTGCAGCCCGAAGGTGCGCCGCAGGATCCGACGCAGGCGCGGACGGACGAGGTCGCCGGACCCGTCGATCCGATCGCACAGGCCGCACGGGACGCCGGCGAACAGGCTGGCGCAGACATCGTCGTCACCGGTGCGCGCGCGACGCAGCGGACCTCGATCGAGTTGAAGCGCAACGCGACCGTCGTCGTCGATGGCCTCGTCAGCGACGAAATCGGCGCGACGCCGGACAATAGCGTCGGCGATACGCTGGAGCGGATCGCGGGCGTTTCTGCGGACCGCTTCAAGGGCAATGCCAACGAACTGTCGGTGCGCGGCCTGGGGCCGACGCTCAGCTTCGCGACGTTCAACGGGCGCGAAGTCTCGACGGCAGGCGGCGACCGCTCCGTCGCGTTCCAGCAATTCCCGTCGGAGCTCGTCAACGGCGTGCTCGTCTACAAGACACAGCAGGCCGACTTCCTCGAAGGTGGCGTCGGCGGCGTCATCGAACTGCGCTCGATCAAGCCGCTCGACTACGGCAAACGCCGTCTGCAGTTCGAGATCCGTGGCGACTTCCAGCCGAAGGCAGACGACGTCTATCAGGAAGACGGCCTCGGCTATCGCGCCAACCTCTCCTACACCGACGTGTTCAAGACCGGCATCGGCGACATAGGCCTGTCGATCGGCTTCCAGCGTCAGGACACGACCGCGCCGGAAGACTATTACAACGCCAACGCCACGTTCCAGCCGTGCAACACCAGCGCGCTCAATCCGTCGCTCCTGACCGGGACGGCGGCGCAGTTGACCGCAGCCGGCGCAAGCGCGAATTGTGCGCTCGCGAACGCGCCGCGCGCCGTCACCGGCACGACCGTCGGCGAAACCCGCGGCGACGTATATTACGCCAACAGCTCGCGCAGCTTCCGCACGCAGCAGACCGCAGAGGTGCGCAACGCGCTGATCGGTGCGCTGCAATGGCGGCCCGCCCCCGATTTCGACATCACGTTCGACGGTCAATATTCGACGCGTGACAGCCTGGAAAAGCGCAACGTGCTGGGCATCACCGAAGGGCTGCGCGGCGTGCAGCCGCTGGTGATCGGCACCGGCGACAACGGCTATTCGAAGGGAGCGCTGATCAGCTACCGCGGCAACAGCTTCGTCGAGGACCAGCTGGAGCGCCGCAACCGCGACGAGGACTATATCGGCGGAGGCGTAACCCTCAGCTACACGCCGGGACCGTGGCAGTTCACCGCCGACGGTTCCTATTCCAAGTCGCATCGTACCGAGACACAGAAGCAGACGCGCATGCGCTCGACCAACCGCGTCGGCTACACGCTGAGCTACCTCGACGACGATGTCGTGCCGAACGTCGTGTTCGACAACTTCGATGTCACCAACCCGGCGAACTTCCTCAACACCGCCGCCAACGCCGTCTATGCGCGCAACCGCTTCGCCACGGATCGCAAGGACGCCATCTGGGCTGGTCGGTTCGACGTAAACCGCGAGCTGGAGGGCTTCTTCAACGCTTTCAAGTTCGGTGCCCGTTACAGCAATCATCACCGTACCAACGACAATGCGCGGAATGCCGACCTCAACACGCTCGTCGCGCTGAACGGACAGACGCCGGCGCAGCTGATCACCACCGCGAACCAGAATTGTCGCGCGCCGTTCACCACCCAGTCCTACATGGCGGGGCAGGGCACGAACGTGCGGCAGTGGGCGACGTTCGACAACGACTGCCTGTTCCGCACCTTCACGGGTAGCGACGATGCGCTGCCGTATCCGGCGGACGGGCGGGATCCCAGCGACATCGACGTGCGTGAGAGCATCTACGCCGCCTATGCGATGGCGAGCTTCCGCGGCGATGCCGGCACCATTCCGTTCAGCGGCAACATCGGCGGCCGCTTCGTCGATACCAAGATCACGTCGAAGGGCTTTCGCCAAGCCTATCTGATCACGATCGATCCGGGCGCGGACACCTATACGGTGGCGGTAGATCCGACCGGGCAGCTGACGCAGAACACCGCCAAGGGACACTATCGGTACTTCCTGCCGAGCAGCAACCTGGCGTTCGAATTGAGCGATCAGCTGAAGCTGCGCCTCGCGGCCTATCGGGCGATCGCACGCTCCGGCATCGAGAGCTTCGGTGCGGGCGTGAACCTCAATCCGTCGACCGGCACCGGCACCAACAACATCATCTTCAACGCGACGACCGGCAACCCGAACCTCAAGCCGCTGCGGGCCTGGAACGCGGACGTCAGCGTCGAATTTTATGCGTCGAAGGACACGCTGTTCGCGGTTGCGGGCTATCACAAGTGGATCACCGGTGCGGTAATCGGCCGGTCGGAGCCGATCCCGACCGACATTACCGTCACCACCACGACGACGGTGCCGGGCGCACCGCGCCAGACGCAGAACTTCACGATCTCGCCGGTCGCGCCGGCCAACGATCTGGAGACGCGTCACCTGTACGGGTTCGAAGCATCGCTGAGCCACGCCTTCACCTGGCTGCCATCGCCGCTGGACGGTTTCGGCGTCAGCGGCTCGGTCGGACGTGCCTGGGCAGACTTCGAATTCCCCGAAACCTCGCCGATCCAGTCGACCACGCCGATCCTCAACGAAGTCGAACCCGCCAATCTCATCGGCCTGTCGAACTGGACCGGCAACGGATCCGTCTATTTCGAGAAATGGGGCCTCTCGCTGCGCGCCAACGGACGCTATCGGTCGAGCTACTACAAGCCCAACGGCGGCACCAATCGTTCGGTTCGTGCGGGCACCTACCTGAACCTGTCGGCGCAGTATAACATCACCAAGAATGTTCAGCTGAAGGCGCAGGCGCTGAACGTCACCGGCACCAAGGACATATTTTACAAGGGCGGTTACGACAGCATCGCCGAGGTGTCCAACAGTGGTGCGCAATACTTCTTCGGGTTTCGGGTGCGCCTGTGA
- a CDS encoding glycoside hydrolase family 88 protein translates to MMLIPLALVAAVAAQPVLPTPDAILASTRRVADWQLAHKDSIDHMPAARASARNPRDWQQATFWVALTELADRDPHYVAPLLELGRAQQWRLGDKPFHADDQLIAQAWEWASRHGGGRAAIAPAKAYFDNVFSHRPQGALAFVPRNPGSGDSACTDRWCWCDALFMAPPTLLRLGRTLRDPRYATFVHDEFRATADYLYDPAERLFFRDSRFFDRRDAAGRKLFWSRGNGWVMAGLARVIDTLPRGDPHRAYYIKMFRDMASRLVALQKPDGYWAPSLLDNGSGTPPESSGTGFFTYAFAWGVKAGILDRRIYQPAAIRGWEALNRAVQPDGMLGWVQQVSDRPDAVSASETQYYGTGAYVLAGTAMYDLAQTGVRR, encoded by the coding sequence ATGATGCTGATACCATTGGCTCTGGTCGCGGCTGTTGCCGCGCAGCCGGTTCTCCCGACCCCGGATGCGATACTCGCGTCGACCCGTCGCGTGGCCGACTGGCAATTGGCTCATAAGGACAGCATCGATCACATGCCGGCCGCACGCGCCAGTGCCCGCAATCCGCGCGACTGGCAGCAGGCGACATTCTGGGTCGCGCTGACCGAACTTGCGGATCGTGATCCGCACTACGTCGCCCCCCTGCTGGAACTTGGTCGTGCGCAGCAATGGCGGTTGGGCGACAAGCCCTTCCATGCGGATGACCAGCTGATCGCCCAGGCGTGGGAATGGGCCTCGCGTCATGGTGGCGGGCGTGCCGCGATCGCACCTGCGAAAGCGTATTTCGACAACGTCTTCAGTCACCGCCCGCAGGGAGCGTTGGCATTCGTGCCGCGAAATCCCGGCAGTGGCGATTCGGCCTGCACGGATCGCTGGTGCTGGTGCGACGCGCTTTTCATGGCGCCGCCGACGCTGTTGCGCCTGGGGCGCACGCTGCGCGACCCGCGCTACGCGACGTTCGTGCATGACGAGTTTCGCGCGACCGCCGACTATCTCTACGATCCCGCCGAGCGCCTCTTCTTTCGGGACAGCCGTTTCTTCGATCGTCGGGATGCGGCCGGACGCAAGCTCTTCTGGAGCCGTGGCAACGGCTGGGTCATGGCCGGCTTGGCCCGTGTGATCGACACCTTGCCTCGCGGCGACCCACATCGCGCATACTACATAAAGATGTTTCGCGACATGGCGAGTCGATTGGTGGCGCTGCAAAAGCCCGATGGTTACTGGGCGCCGTCCCTGCTCGACAACGGCAGCGGAACGCCTCCGGAGTCGAGCGGAACGGGCTTCTTCACCTATGCCTTCGCGTGGGGTGTAAAGGCGGGCATTCTTGATCGGCGGATTTATCAGCCAGCGGCCATCCGCGGCTGGGAGGCGCTGAACAGGGCCGTTCAGCCTGACGGCATGCTCGGCTGGGTGCAGCAGGTAAGCGATCGGCCGGATGCGGTCTCCGCCTCCGAGACGCAATATTACGGCACCGGGGCCTATGTGCTGGCCGGGACCGCTATGTATGATCTGGCGCAAACAGGCGTGCGCAGGTGA
- a CDS encoding exo 1,3/1,4-beta-D-glucan glucohydrolase, which translates to MRRVVIGLAGMASCVAVAAGAQMNREIHPERWPAVATSTADPAAERRIEAMLAAMSLEQKVGQTIQADIASATPEDVARYHLGSVLNGGSSSPGGDEFGPASAWVAAADAYYDASMRPNGTLPRIPVIWGSDAVHGHNNIVGATLFPHNIGLGAARDPALIRKIGEVTAKELRVTGLDWTFAPTIAVARDDRWGRTYESFSEDPALVTSYAGPYVEGLQGRRGDRDWLKGGHVIATAKHFLADGGTLDGRDRGDARSDEATLIRLHAPAYRAALSAGVQSVMASFSSWNGVKMHGNADLLKGVLKHRWGFDGLIVGDWDGHAKVPGCSPTDCPASMAAGLDMYMAPASWRQLYATTLAAARTGTLPMARLDDAVRRILRVKLRAGLFEAGRPSSRPFAGRYELLGSAEHRAIARQAVRESLVLLKNQGVLPLKASARVLVSGDGADDVAKQSGGWTLTWQGTGTKPEHFPHAQSIGAGIAEAVRRGGGHVEIAPDGRYSARPDVAVVVFGEDPYAEFQGDRADLLFDDTHDALATMKRLKADGIPVVAVFLSGRPLWINRHINSADAFVAAWLPGGEGGGVADVLFGHSDFRGRLPFSWPADAKGLPLNSGDTGYRPLFPFGYGLTLRQRTLWNVLPEVSGVQEGGGSPVGFLFSAGRAQGGRSLKIDGANDSPQTVTGVANNGSVAVRLVDRDRQEDSVEAAWSGRSRGSLLIAEPRAADWSRYGPLALTLAIRVDAAPAAPVAVELRCGPGCTGKRDVTRALRDLAGQGWQTLRVPVGCMAGGDAGRVTAPFVMTTTGALRVTVSAIEVQPMRGKVVCP; encoded by the coding sequence GTGCGGCGCGTGGTCATCGGTCTGGCAGGTATGGCATCGTGTGTCGCGGTGGCGGCCGGCGCGCAAATGAATCGAGAGATTCACCCGGAACGCTGGCCTGCCGTGGCGACATCAACGGCCGACCCGGCGGCCGAACGGCGCATCGAGGCGATGCTAGCGGCCATGTCGCTGGAGCAGAAGGTCGGACAGACGATCCAGGCGGACATCGCGAGCGCGACGCCGGAGGACGTGGCCAGATATCATCTCGGATCCGTGCTGAACGGCGGCAGCTCGTCACCGGGTGGCGACGAATTCGGGCCCGCGTCGGCTTGGGTCGCGGCGGCGGACGCCTATTACGATGCGTCGATGCGGCCGAACGGCACATTGCCCCGCATCCCCGTGATCTGGGGAAGCGATGCCGTGCACGGCCATAACAACATCGTCGGTGCAACGCTTTTCCCGCACAACATCGGTCTCGGGGCAGCGCGTGATCCGGCATTGATCAGGAAGATCGGCGAGGTGACGGCCAAGGAGCTGCGGGTGACCGGCCTCGACTGGACGTTCGCGCCGACGATCGCCGTCGCTCGCGATGATCGCTGGGGCCGGACGTACGAAAGCTTCTCGGAAGATCCGGCGTTGGTCACGTCGTACGCCGGACCCTACGTGGAGGGACTGCAGGGTCGACGCGGCGATCGCGACTGGTTGAAGGGCGGTCACGTCATAGCAACCGCCAAGCATTTCCTTGCCGATGGGGGTACGCTGGATGGTCGCGATCGCGGCGACGCCAGGAGCGACGAGGCCACGTTGATCCGGTTGCACGCGCCGGCATATCGCGCGGCGCTGAGCGCGGGCGTACAGTCGGTCATGGCCAGCTTCTCGAGCTGGAACGGCGTCAAGATGCACGGCAACGCCGACCTGCTCAAGGGCGTGCTGAAGCATCGCTGGGGTTTCGATGGCCTGATCGTCGGCGACTGGGATGGCCATGCCAAGGTTCCCGGCTGCTCGCCGACAGACTGTCCCGCATCGATGGCGGCGGGGCTCGACATGTACATGGCGCCGGCAAGCTGGCGCCAGCTGTATGCCACGACGCTCGCGGCGGCGCGGACGGGGACGCTGCCGATGGCGCGGCTCGACGATGCCGTGAGGCGCATCCTGCGGGTCAAGCTGCGCGCCGGGTTGTTCGAGGCCGGACGTCCGTCATCGCGTCCTTTCGCCGGACGCTACGAATTGCTCGGGTCGGCGGAACATCGCGCGATCGCGAGGCAGGCCGTTCGGGAATCGCTGGTGCTGCTCAAGAACCAGGGTGTCCTCCCGCTGAAGGCGTCTGCTCGCGTCCTCGTGTCGGGGGATGGTGCCGACGACGTCGCAAAGCAGTCGGGAGGCTGGACGCTGACGTGGCAGGGCACGGGGACCAAGCCGGAACACTTCCCCCATGCGCAGTCGATCGGTGCCGGGATTGCAGAGGCGGTGAGGCGCGGGGGCGGTCATGTCGAGATCGCGCCGGACGGCCGCTATTCCGCCAGACCGGATGTCGCGGTGGTGGTTTTCGGCGAAGATCCCTACGCGGAATTCCAGGGGGATCGCGCCGACCTGCTGTTCGACGACACGCATGATGCACTTGCGACCATGAAGCGGCTGAAGGCGGATGGCATACCGGTGGTCGCCGTGTTCCTGTCCGGACGTCCCCTATGGATCAACCGGCACATCAACAGCGCGGATGCCTTCGTTGCCGCGTGGCTGCCCGGTGGAGAAGGCGGGGGCGTCGCGGACGTGCTGTTCGGCCATTCCGACTTCCGGGGTCGGTTGCCCTTCTCGTGGCCTGCCGATGCCAAAGGCCTGCCACTGAATAGCGGTGACACCGGTTACCGGCCGTTGTTTCCGTTTGGCTACGGCCTGACCCTTCGACAACGCACCTTGTGGAATGTCCTGCCGGAAGTGTCCGGCGTTCAGGAGGGTGGGGGATCGCCGGTGGGCTTTCTGTTCAGCGCCGGTCGCGCACAGGGTGGGCGCTCGCTGAAGATCGACGGAGCCAACGACAGCCCGCAGACGGTCACCGGCGTAGCGAACAACGGGTCCGTGGCAGTCCGCCTGGTGGATCGCGACCGGCAGGAGGATTCGGTCGAGGCCGCGTGGAGTGGCCGTTCGCGCGGATCGCTGCTGATAGCGGAACCGCGCGCTGCCGACTGGTCGCGATATGGTCCATTGGCGCTAACGCTCGCCATCAGGGTCGATGCCGCTCCCGCCGCACCCGTCGCAGTCGAACTGCGTTGCGGACCAGGGTGCACGGGGAAACGCGACGTGACCCGGGCGCTGAGGGATCTGGCAGGGCAGGGCTGGCAAACGCTTCGCGTCCCTGTCGGCTGTATGGCCGGCGGCGATGCGGGTCGCGTTACCGCGCCGTTCGTCATGACGACGACGGGCGCTCTGCGGGTCACCGTGTCGGCAATCGAAGTTCAACCCATGAGAGGAAAGGTTGTGTGCCCATGA